A region of Notolabrus celidotus isolate fNotCel1 chromosome 4, fNotCel1.pri, whole genome shotgun sequence DNA encodes the following proteins:
- the hint1 gene encoding histidine triad nucleotide-binding protein 1, which translates to MADETAKAQVAQPGGDTIFGKIIRKEIPVELLHEDDQCVAFNDISPQAPTHILVVPKKPIVRLSDAEDSDAALLGHLMIVAKKCAQTAGLAKGYRIVINDGADGGQSVYHIHIHVLGGRSMGWPPG; encoded by the exons ATGGCTGATGAAACGGCCAAAGCGCAGGTCGCCCAGCCGGGTGGAGACACTATATTTGGAAAGATTATTCGTAAAGAGATTCCTGTCGAGTTACTGCATGAAGATGACCAG tgtgtagcTTTCAATGATATTTCACCTCAAGCTCCCACTCACATCCTCGTGGTGCCAAAAAAACCAATTGTGAGGCTGTCTGACGCAGAGGACAGTGATGCTGCA TTGTTGGGCCACTTGATGATAGTTGCAAAGAAGTGTGCTCAAACTGCGGGTCTGGCTAAAGGCTACAGGATCGTCATCAATGATGGAGCCGACGGTGGCCAGTCAGTCTACCACATCCACATCCACGTCCTGGGTGGTCGTAGTATGGGATGGCCCCCCGGCTAA
- the lyrm7 gene encoding complex III assembly factor LYRM7, with product MSARLKVLSVFKSLHRTRLAVFKEDNKALTAARLKINDEFRKNRNETSEENIQKMIKIGSDVEIVLRETVLQMEHIGKESLLLRPRESLLLENVPYCDQPRKKS from the exons ATGAGTGCTCGTTTGAAG GTTCTGAGCGTGTTTAAATCGCTGCACAGAACAAGGCTAGCTGTTTTCAAAGAAGACAACAAAGCACTAACAG CTGCAAGATTAAAGATCAACGACGAGTTCCgcaaaaatagaaatgaaacTTCAGAGGAAAACATCCAGAAG ATGATTAAAATTGGCTCAGATGTGGAAATTGTTCTTCGAGAGACTGTGCTACAAATGGAGCATATTGGAAAAGAATCCCTTT TGCTTCGACCCAGAGAGAGTCTTCTACTAGAAAATGTACCCTATTGTGACCAGCCAAGGAAAAAGTCATGA
- the dync2li1 gene encoding cytoplasmic dynein 2 light intermediate chain 1 has protein sequence MPRISSDTLWELAAAEVHSRETGGGEEDGGGEDGGESVSERTVFLMGSKAGGKTTILLRCLDRDEPSKPTLALEYTFGRRARGHNTPKDIAHLWELGGGTSLSDLVQIPISPVSIRSLSVILILDLSKPNALWGTMEKLLQAAQDQLEKVFSLAQQGQKTKSGTKHQTSVHSAARVLPKDFPDRELISPFPVPLLIIGSKYDLFQDFDSDKRKVVSKTLRFIAHYYAASLVFTSIKSESLMSKTKSFFSHLAFGLDRGKTVTSDPTKPLIIPAGFDSFTQIGSPPTSDVDITSLHAKNPKDLWKKVYERVFPQENTSEQRELKDPAKDPRYSEPQIDAMRVQKDQELDQYKRNAAKSWKGLELDT, from the exons ATGCCGAGAATAAG CTCGGACACACTGTGGGAGCTGGCAGCAGCCGAGGTTCACAGCAGagaaactggaggaggagaagaggatggaggaggagaggatggaggagagtcAGTCAGCGAGAGGACCGTGTTTCTGATGGGGAGCAAGGCGGGG GGTAAAACGACAATCCTTCTCAGATGTCTCGACAG GGATGAACCTTCCAAGCCAACCCTGGCACTGGAGTACACTTTTGGTAGAAGAGCCCGAGGACACAACACA CCTAAAGATATAGCCCACCTATGGGAGCTTGGAGGAGGAACTTCTTTGTCGGACCTGGTCCAGATCCCAATTTCTCCTGTCAGCATCAG gtctctctctgtcatcCTCATTCTGGACTTGTCTAAACCCAATGCCCTGTGGGGAACCATGGAGAAGCTCCTGCAGGCAGCACAGGATCAGCTGGAGAAAGTCTTTTCCCTTGCTCAGCAAGGGCAGAAGACCAAATCTGGCACTAAACACCAGACCTCTGTCCACTCAGCAGCACGCGTCTTACCCAAAGATTTCCCA GACAGAGAGCTGATCAGTCCCTTTCCTGTCCCTTTGCTCATCATTGGAAGCAAATATGATCTCTTTCAG GATTTTGACTCGGACAAGAGGAAAGTGGTTAGTAAAACACTGCGTTTTATAGCCCACTACTATGCAGCCTCTCTTGTT TTCACAAGCATCAAGTCAGAGAGCCTCATGTCAAAAACCAAGAGTTTCTTCTCTCACCTGGCTTTTGGTCTGgacagagg GAAAACTGTGACCAGTGACCCCACCAAGCCTCTCATCATTCCAGCCGGCTTTGACTCCTTCACCCAAATAG GATCCCCTCCCACTTCTGATGTGGACATTACTTCTCTTCACGCCAAAAACCCAAAGGACCTCTGGAAGAAAGTCTATGAGCGAGTTTTCCCCCAAGAG AATACCAGTGAGCAGAGGGAGCTGAAGGATCCAGCCAAAGACCCACGGTACAGTGAGCCTCAGATTGATGCCATGAGAGTCCAGAAAGACCAG gAGTTGGATCAATATAAGAGGAATGCAGCTAAGTCATGGAAAGGGCTGGAGCTGGACACATGA
- the abcg5 gene encoding LOW QUALITY PROTEIN: ATP-binding cassette sub-family G member 5 (The sequence of the model RefSeq protein was modified relative to this genomic sequence to represent the inferred CDS: inserted 2 bases in 1 codon; deleted 1 base in 1 codon) has translation MAADNNRFYSMQTEEPNGTKVRESFKFVSEEKRDVWRDVGEEQAEPSCSLSVSNISYTVSERVGPWWDLPSFRRRWTRQILSNVSFHVDSGQIMGILGNSGSGKTTLLDAISGRIVNTGTLLGEVFVNGRKMKREEYQDCFSYVLQSDNLLSYLTVEETLTYTAQLALRKHSAKAIKKKVSAVMAELSLSHVAQSVIGGRVFAGISGGERRRVSIASQLLQDPRLILLDEPTTGLDSMTANQIVVLLAELARRNRIVIVTXPPPRSELFRVFSRIAIMSRGELVFCGQPEEMVDFFSQCGYECPEYCNPFDTYVDFTSVDTRNSEREAATFNRMHEITSSYQKSDIYQSMLGKMDHSLQLTDKPAIPFKSKESPSGAAKLEVLLRRTLRNLSRDRMGVLMRLSQNLIYGLFVAFFVMRLDDDVTKGAVQDRIGIIYQSVAASPYTGMLNAVALFPALRAISDQESQDGLYTKWQMFLAYIFHILPFSILSVVIFTSFLYWTVGMHPETLRFLFFTAVVLVPHIIGEMLTVVLLGVVQDPNMVNTGVALLNIAGILVGSGFLRSTLQMPVVFQWLSYLTFQKYSCELLIVTEFHGLNFTCSTSNPLPGACLITNGDHIIDEGYPGALSRYTQDFILLYSFLPALLLLGMISFKIRDKIARH, from the exons ATGGCCGCGGACAATAACAGATTTTATTCCATGCAGACAGAGGAGCCTAACGGGACCAAAGTCAGAGAGTCATTCAAGTTTGTGtcggaggagaagagagatgtCTGGAGGGACGTTGGAGAGGAGCAAGCGGAACCCTCCTGCAGTCTCAGCGTCAGCAATATCTCCTACACGGTCAG tgagcGTGTGGGTCCATGGTGGGACTTACCCTCCTTCAGGAGGCGATGGACTCGTCAGATCCTCAGTAACGTCTCCTTCCATGTTGACAGTGGGCAGATCATGGGCATACTGGGAAATTCAG GATCAGGAAAGACCACTTTGCTGGATGCCATCTCAGGAAGAATTGTAAACACTGGCACACTGTTGGGTGAGGTGTTTGTTAACGGCAGGaagatgaaaagagaagagTATCAGGACTGCTTCTCTTATGTGCTGCag AGTGATAACTTGTTGAGTTATCTGACAGTGGAGGAGACTCTGACCTACACAGCTCAGCTGGCCCTGCGGAAACACTCCGCCAAAGCTATCAAGAAAAAG GTGTCGGCGGTGATGGCCGAGCTGAGTCTGAGTCATGTGGCCCAAAGCGTTATCGGAGGTCGAGTTTTCGCAGGGATCTCTgggggtgagaggaggagggtctCTATCGCCAGCCAGCTCCTCCAGGACCCGA GGTTGATCCTATTGGACGAGCCGACCACGGGCCTAGACAGCATGACGGCCAATCAGATCGTG GTGCTACTAGCAGAGCTGGCCAGGAGGAATCGGATAGTCATTGTGAC TCCACCACCACGCTCCGAGCTCTTCAGG GTGTTTAGCAGGATAGCCATAATGAGTCGTGGAGAGCTGGTGTTCTGTGGGCAGCCAGAGGAGATGGTTGACTTCTTCAGCCAATGTGGATATGAGTGTCCAGAGTACTGCAATCCCTTTGACACCTATG TTGACTTCACCTCAGTGGACACACGTAACAGTGAAAGGGAGGCAGCTACCTTCAATCGTATGCATGAGATCACTTCATCCTATCAGAAATCTGACATCTACCAGAGCATGCTGGGAAAAATGGACCACAGCCTGCAGTTGACAGACAAGCCAGCCATTCCCTTTAAAAGCAAAGAGTCACCCAGTGGTGCAGCCAAACTGGAAGTTCTGCTCAG GCGAACATTAAGAAACCTTTCCAGAGACAGGATGGGTGTCCTGATGCGTCTGTCTCAGAATCTGATCTACGGCCTCTTTGTGGCCTTCTTTGTGATGCGGTTGGACGATGATGTCACCAAAGGCGCCGTGCAGGATCGCATAGGCATCATCTATCAGAGCGTTGCAGCTTCCCCTTACACTGGCATGCTGAATGCTGTAGCTCTCT tccCAGCATTGCGAGCCATCAGTGATCAGGAGAGTCAGGACGGTCTGTACACTAAATGGCAAATGTTCTTGGCTTACATCTTTCACATCCTGCCCTTCAGTATCCTGAGTGTAGTTATCTTCACCTCCTTCCTTTACTG GACAGTGGGAATGCACCCTGAAACCTTGCGCTTCCTGTTTTTCACTGCTGTAGTCCTGGTCCCACATATTATAG GTGAGATGCTGACTGTAGTGCTTCTAGGAGTGGTCCAAGACCCTAACATGGTCAACACTGGAGTGGCTCTGCTCAATATTGCAGGAATATTGGTCGGATCTGGCTTTCTAAG GAGCACCCTGCAGATGCCTGTTGTCTTCCAGTGGCTCAGCTACCTGACCTTCCAGAAGTACAGCTGTGAGCTGCTCATCGTCACAGAGTTCCATGGCCTCAACTTCACATGCA GTACTTCCAACCCTTTACCCGGAGCTTGTCTGATTACTAATGGCGATCACATCATTGATGAGGGCTACCCTGGTGCTCTGTCAAGATATACACAAGACTTTATTCTCCTCTACTCCTTCCTCCCTGCACTGCTGTTGCTCGGCATGATCAGCTTTAAGATCAGAGACAAGATTGCGCGTCactaa
- the abcg8 gene encoding ATP-binding cassette sub-family G member 8, with translation MDKETGFNHTNGSSQHPDTELFSSEEDSSLYFTYSGGCNELEVSDLHYEVDTAAQIPWYERLSEFKLPWEINGNKQTAINKLSLRVRSGQMLAVIGSSGCGKTSLLDIITCRDEGGTMASGQVLINGKPNTPQLVKKNIAHVRQDDRLLPHLTVRETLSFVAKLRLPTHFTQAQRDQRVDDVIAELRLRQCAHTRVGNDYVRGVSGGERRRVSIAVQLLWNPGILILDEPTSGLDSFTAHNLVITLSRLARGNRLVLLSVHQPRSDIFQLFDLVVLLSSGSAVYFGPARDMVPYFTALGYPCPRYCNPSDFYVDLISIDRRSPEREAECLERATVLSRKFMEKVQDTDDHMWKPTVVDSAQTQTESSQQLSKVKEEEVITISEKANRLPGRLHQFTTLIRRHMYNDYRDLVTLLVHGFEALLMSLLVGCLYYGAGENRLSIQDTVALLYMIGALTPFAVVLDVIAKCHTERAMLYHELEDGMYSVTSYFFAKILGELPEHCVFTLVYGLPIYWLAGLNEAPERFLLNFLLVWLMVYCSRAMALFVAASLPTLQTSAFMGNAVFTVFYLTGGFVISLENMWLVASWLSHISFMRWGFEGMLQVQFRGNKYLITIANITIPVDGIHVVESMDMNQYPLYSCYLVLLAVILCFMGLYYISLRFIKQKSSQDW, from the exons ATGGACAAAGAGACTGGATTTAATCATACTAACGGCTCCTCACAG CATCCTGACACAGAGTTATTCTCGTCTGAAGAAGACAGTAGTCTCTACTTCACCTACAGTGGAGGGTGCAATGAGCTTGAGGTCAGCGATCTGCACTATGAG GTCGACACAGCAGCTCAGATCCCCTGGTATGAGAGGTTGTCAGAGTTCAAGTTACCATGGGAGATAAACGGAAACAAGCAGACAGCCATCAACAAGCTCAGCCTTCGAGTTCGCAGTGGACAGATGCTGGCTGTCATCGGTAGCTCAG GCTGTGGTAAAACATCTTTGTTGGACATCATAACATGCCGTGATGAGGGCGGCACAATGGCATCCGGTCAGGTTCTGATTAACGGGAAGCCGAACACTCCCCAGCTGGTGAAGAAAAACATCGCTCATGTCCGCCAAGATGACCGACTTCTTCCTCATCTCACTGTCCGGGAAACTCTCTCTTTCGTTGCCAAACTGAGGCTCCCCACACACTTCACACAGGCTCAGAGGGACCAGAGG GTTGATGATGTCATTGCAGAGCTGCGTCTGCGACAGTGTGCTCACACCAGGGTGGGAAACGACTACGTGAGAGGAGTGTCTggaggagaaaggagaagaGTCAGTATAGCTGTCCAACTTCTCTGGAACCcag GAATCTTAATCCTGGACGAGCCAACGTCTGGTCTGGACAGCTTCACAGCCCACAACCTGGTCATTACACTGTCCCGCCTGGCCCGGGGAAACCGTCTAGTCCTGCTGTCAGTCCACCAACCTCGCTCAGATATCTTTCAGCTCTTCGACCTCGTCGTCCTGCTATCATCGGGTTCAGCCGTTTACTTTGGCCCTGCTCGTGACATGGTGCCTTACTTTACTGCCCTTGGATACCCCTGCCCACGATACTGCAACCCATCTGACTTCTATG ttgatCTGATCAGTATAGACCGACGCAGTCCAGAGCGGGAGGCTGAGTGTTTAGAGCGGGCCACAGTTCTGTCTCGGAAGTTCATGGAAAAGGTCCAAGACACAGACGATCACATGTGGAAACCAACTGTGGTTGACTCAGCACAGACTCAAACTGAAAG CTCTCAGCAGCTGAGCAAGGTTAAAGAAGAGGAAGTCATCACTATTTCAGAGAAAGCAAACAGATTACCTGGTCGTCTACATCAATTCACAACCCTCATCAG GCGTCACATGTACAATGACTACAGAGACCTGGTCACCTTATTGGTCCACGGCTTCGAGGCCCTCCTCATGTCACTGCTGGTCGGTTGTCTGTACTATGGGGCGGGAGAAAATCGTCTGAGCATTCAGGACACAGTGGCTCTCCTCTACATGATCGGTGCTCTCACTCCATTCGCTGTGGTGCTGGACGTCATAGCTAAAT GTCACACAGAGAGAGCGATGCTGTACCATGAGCTGGAGGACGGCATGTACTCTGTCACCTCTTACTTCTTCGCCAAG ATCCTGGGAGAGTTACCGGAGCACTGTGTGTTCACCTTGGTGTACGGCCTACCCATCTACTGGCTGGCCGGGCTGAATGAGGCTCCCGAGCGTTTCCTGCTTAACTTCCTTCTGGTATGGCTGATGGTGTACTGCAGCCGTGCCATGGCTCTGTTTGTGGCTGCCTCCCTGCCCACCCTGCAGACCTCAGCCTTCATGGGAAACGCCGTCTTCACCGTCTTCTATTTGACCGGCGGGTTCGTCATCAGCCTGGAGAACATGTGGCTCG TGGCTTCCTGGCTCTCTCACATCTCGTTCATGCGTTGGGGTTTTGAGGGCATGCTGCAGGTGCAATTCAGGGGCAACAAGTACCTCATCACCATCGCAAACATCACCATCCCTGTGGACGGCATACAT GTGGTGGAGTCCATGGACATGAACCAGTACCCTCTGTACTCCTGCTATCTGGTGCTGCTGGCAGTCATTCTGTGCTTCATGGGGCTTTATTACATATCCCTCAGATTCATCAAACAGAAGTCCAGTCAGGACTGGTGA